One stretch of Sinomonas terrae DNA includes these proteins:
- a CDS encoding DMT family transporter — translation MTRRTWLLFAAMSLIWGVPYLLISEAVAEVSPAVVVFARTAIGALVLLPFAWRQLRVVWEHRWPVLAFALLEMVGPWFLLSDAERHLSSSLAGLLIAFAPVLALVIARVIGLERRIGGVRIVGLVVAVGGVAALGGGGMEASGPWPVIEMLLVAVGYAIAPQVAAVKLGGVPPLPMTAVCLTIAAVLSAPFAAVTWPTALPSATALGSLALLGLLCTALAFLLFFRLIAEAGPARATAIAYVNPVVALALGVSLRGDPFTPLIGIGAVLVLAGTFLATRRSAHDAAPALEAGAATSTGP, via the coding sequence ATGACCCGCCGTACCTGGCTGCTCTTCGCGGCCATGAGTCTGATCTGGGGAGTCCCCTACCTGCTCATCAGCGAGGCCGTCGCCGAGGTGAGCCCCGCTGTCGTCGTCTTTGCCCGCACGGCTATCGGAGCCCTCGTCCTCCTCCCGTTCGCGTGGCGCCAGTTGCGCGTGGTGTGGGAGCACCGGTGGCCCGTGCTCGCGTTCGCGCTGCTCGAAATGGTGGGGCCGTGGTTCCTCCTGAGCGACGCGGAGCGGCACCTTTCGAGCTCCCTCGCCGGCCTGCTCATCGCGTTCGCTCCGGTTCTGGCGCTCGTGATTGCGAGAGTGATCGGTCTCGAACGGCGAATTGGCGGCGTCCGGATCGTGGGTCTCGTCGTGGCCGTGGGGGGCGTGGCGGCACTTGGTGGAGGGGGAATGGAGGCCTCTGGTCCATGGCCCGTGATCGAGATGCTGCTCGTGGCGGTCGGCTACGCGATCGCGCCGCAGGTTGCAGCCGTGAAGCTGGGCGGCGTGCCCCCGCTGCCGATGACGGCGGTCTGCCTCACCATAGCCGCCGTGCTCTCCGCGCCCTTCGCGGCCGTCACGTGGCCGACGGCTCTCCCTTCGGCAACAGCACTGGGCTCCCTCGCACTCCTCGGCCTCCTCTGCACGGCCCTCGCATTCCTGCTGTTCTTCCGCCTGATCGCCGAAGCAGGCCCGGCGCGGGCGACGGCGATCGCCTACGTGAACCCCGTCGTCGCCCTTGCGCTCGGGGTGAGCCTGCGCGGCGACCCGTTCACCCCGCTCATCGGCATCGGCGCGGTGCTCGTGCTCGCTGGCACGTTCCTCGCGACCCGGCGCTCGGCGCATGACGCCGCCCCTGCACTGGAAGCCGGGGCCGCGACCTCCACGGGGCCGTGA
- a CDS encoding bifunctional glycosyltransferase family 2/GtrA family protein, translating into MTLTDPASQALEAQEELGEQTAQPGSAVVLQTPTRPGAALDIAALNRAGIPLLDVTVPVYNEEADLEVCVRNLDAYLSTQFLHTYRITIADNASTDSTLRVAERLARELEGVHVVHLEEKGRGNALRRVWLASDSPVLAYMDVDLSTDLNALAPLVAPLISGHSDLSIGTRLSRSSRVVRGPKREFVSRSYNFLLHSLMGARFSDAQCGFKAIRADVARQLLPHTLDKAWFFDTELLVLAERCGLRCAEVPVDWTDDPHSKVDIVRTALEDLRAMYRMTTDMARGRVPLAQLQAAMARGPLPAGERAEEASRGQSLFGQLVRFGAIGVASTLAYAALYLLGRAFMGAQAANFVALLITAIANTAANRRFTFGVLGAERLARHHFEGLIVFGIGWALTAGALVWMNSLPHPGQWLELSVLTVANLAATALKFLLFRLWVFRRRA; encoded by the coding sequence ATGACGCTCACGGATCCCGCCTCCCAAGCCCTCGAGGCTCAGGAAGAACTCGGCGAGCAGACCGCCCAGCCGGGCTCGGCCGTCGTACTCCAGACGCCAACCCGCCCCGGCGCCGCCCTCGACATCGCCGCGCTGAACCGCGCAGGCATCCCCCTTCTCGACGTGACGGTCCCCGTCTACAACGAGGAGGCCGACCTCGAGGTCTGTGTCCGCAACCTCGACGCCTACCTCTCGACCCAGTTCCTCCACACGTACCGGATCACGATCGCGGACAACGCCTCAACGGACTCGACCCTCCGCGTGGCCGAGCGGCTCGCCCGCGAACTCGAGGGGGTCCACGTGGTCCACCTCGAAGAGAAGGGGCGCGGCAACGCGCTGCGCCGAGTGTGGCTAGCCTCGGACTCCCCCGTCCTCGCGTACATGGACGTGGACCTCTCGACCGACCTCAACGCGCTCGCCCCGCTCGTGGCGCCGCTCATCTCGGGCCACTCGGACCTCTCGATCGGCACGAGGCTCTCGCGCTCATCGAGGGTGGTGCGGGGGCCGAAGCGCGAGTTCGTCTCGCGTTCGTACAACTTCCTCCTGCACTCGCTCATGGGCGCGCGTTTCAGCGACGCCCAGTGCGGCTTCAAGGCGATCCGCGCGGACGTCGCCCGGCAGCTCCTGCCGCACACGCTCGACAAGGCATGGTTCTTCGACACCGAACTGCTCGTCCTCGCCGAGCGCTGTGGCCTGCGGTGCGCAGAGGTGCCGGTGGACTGGACGGACGATCCTCACTCGAAAGTCGACATCGTCCGCACCGCGCTTGAGGACCTCCGCGCCATGTATCGGATGACGACGGACATGGCCCGCGGCCGCGTTCCCCTCGCTCAGCTTCAGGCTGCCATGGCCCGCGGCCCGCTTCCGGCCGGCGAGCGCGCGGAGGAGGCCAGCCGAGGGCAGAGCCTCTTCGGCCAGCTCGTGCGCTTCGGCGCGATTGGAGTCGCGTCGACGCTCGCGTACGCGGCGCTGTACCTCCTCGGCCGCGCGTTCATGGGCGCGCAGGCCGCCAACTTTGTGGCACTGCTCATCACGGCCATCGCCAACACGGCTGCCAACCGGCGGTTCACGTTCGGCGTCCTCGGCGCCGAAAGGCTGGCCCGCCACCATTTCGAGGGCCTCATCGTCTTCGGGATCGGCTGGGCCCTCACCGCGGGAGCCCTGGTGTGGATGAACTCGCTCCCCCACCCGGGCCAATGGCTCGAGCTCAGCGTCCTCACCGTCGCGAACCTCGCGGCAACTGCGCTGAAGTTCCTCCTCTTCCGTCTCTGGGTGTTCCGCCGCCGGGCGTGA